The following proteins are encoded in a genomic region of Dyadobacter sp. UC 10:
- a CDS encoding T9SS type A sorting domain-containing protein, protein MHKIIHKKLIILSAGMCLSFLLMVDPAVAQQGSWGNTTIFEGTQMTVFGTHAFVTGGTGVQPGIIKANRAASPGILGFGPSATYIGQDDANHVDGYVSKIGNSAFVFPVGDGTKLRAVAISAPASSGVYKAAYFSGSAGSATLPTGAPFPLANLNSDVTGVSNVEYWDLDGTGEVNVTLTWDATSNLSELASSSIVNLLVVGYNTATSQWESLGKAGGTTGTLAGTGTITANGIIPDNYSAFTFGANSALPVTLVAFNARKEGSSALLKWSTTAETNSEHFEIERSGNGKSWNTIGMITSKGESAVLVDYTFTDASPLDGENLYRLRMVDKDETFAYSSIRNLTFDLGKSQFLYPNPARDVVYIKEAENVTTVSILDLKGTIIQNAELTQNGTFRVAELTAGMYIVKIIYKNGLMTSQKIAIAQ, encoded by the coding sequence ATGCACAAAATCATCCATAAAAAGCTCATTATCCTGAGCGCGGGCATGTGCCTTTCGTTCTTGCTAATGGTCGATCCGGCGGTTGCCCAGCAGGGGAGCTGGGGAAATACGACAATTTTTGAAGGCACACAGATGACGGTGTTTGGAACCCATGCCTTTGTCACAGGAGGAACGGGCGTTCAACCCGGTATCATCAAAGCCAACCGCGCCGCCTCACCCGGCATCTTGGGCTTTGGGCCCAGTGCCACCTATATAGGGCAAGACGATGCAAACCACGTCGACGGCTATGTTTCCAAAATCGGTAACAGCGCATTTGTATTCCCTGTCGGTGACGGCACCAAACTGCGGGCGGTCGCGATTTCTGCTCCTGCTTCGTCGGGCGTGTACAAAGCGGCATATTTTTCGGGAAGCGCGGGTTCTGCTACCTTGCCGACGGGTGCACCATTTCCACTTGCAAATCTGAATTCCGATGTGACTGGCGTGAGCAACGTGGAATATTGGGATCTTGATGGCACCGGAGAAGTAAATGTTACCCTTACCTGGGATGCGACCAGCAACCTGAGCGAGCTTGCCAGTTCGAGCATCGTAAACCTGCTGGTAGTGGGATACAATACTGCTACCTCTCAATGGGAAAGCCTGGGCAAAGCAGGTGGTACCACAGGTACACTGGCAGGCACTGGTACCATTACTGCGAACGGCATAATCCCTGATAACTATTCGGCATTTACCTTTGGAGCAAACAGCGCCCTGCCGGTAACACTAGTCGCATTCAATGCCCGCAAAGAAGGTAGCTCGGCATTACTCAAGTGGTCGACCACGGCCGAAACTAACAGCGAACACTTCGAAATCGAACGCAGTGGCAACGGAAAGTCGTGGAACACGATCGGTATGATAACATCCAAAGGCGAGAGTGCGGTGCTGGTCGATTACACCTTCACGGATGCATCCCCGCTGGACGGCGAAAACCTTTATCGCCTGAGAATGGTCGATAAGGACGAAACATTCGCGTATAGCAGCATCCGGAACCTGACTTTCGACCTGGGCAAATCGCAATTCCTTTACCCAAACCCGGCGCGCGACGTAGTTTACATCAAGGAAGCAGAGAATGTCACAACAGTCTCAATTCTGGACTTGAAAGGTACGATCATACAAAACGCAGAGTTGACGCAAAATGGAACGTTCCGGGTAGCTGAACTGACAGCAGGTATGTATATTGTGAAAATCATTTACAAGAATGGTTTGATGACATCACAGAAAATCGCAATTGCGCAATAA
- a CDS encoding tail fiber domain-containing protein, translating to MKVKQLLTRTAGALSVTAGLLFVGSPLMAQVKIGDNPNSINPNSILELESTTKGFLQPRVALTSLTDPAPLTAHVAGMRVFNTAATSDLELGEYYNDGTSWVKLVTAVPESMQTFGSGAPSGGCSSGVMYTDTLETSSTVGLQWTCVGGSWVSYKAPNSTPFYLTGTANDAGSNKLSSVFRNGAIISARREGTGRSTIHAGGIIQLFRSPALGGNFGGSIDFSNSAAQPSLYRIGVRNDAGPAGGTGLAFQQGTSIQMVIGSNGSVGIGTHTPTRPLHVVGAIHAGAHGNDATGYATAESPSNGTMLVYASGTNRAQIINQSSGEDPNMILTRRGAVNNGDVFVRFGTTNITNLGAIVRNGSNVAFAATSDRRLKENIKNTHFTISDLMKVGVVDYNYISDQAKTATTGFIAQDLYKIYPDAVIKGGDDAKNKPWLVDYSKITPLLVKAVQDQQKKIELLEAQLSEMNALKAEVASIKAMLGNAAQQNSETIISK from the coding sequence ATGAAAGTAAAACAACTACTAACACGCACTGCCGGTGCACTCTCAGTGACTGCCGGTTTGCTTTTTGTGGGTTCGCCTTTGATGGCGCAGGTCAAAATCGGGGACAATCCGAACTCTATCAATCCGAATTCCATCCTGGAACTGGAAAGTACTACAAAGGGCTTTCTCCAACCTCGCGTTGCTCTCACCTCTCTTACTGATCCAGCTCCACTTACAGCCCATGTGGCCGGTATGCGCGTGTTCAACACGGCTGCTACCTCTGATTTAGAACTCGGTGAGTATTACAATGATGGTACGAGTTGGGTGAAGCTAGTTACAGCAGTTCCGGAAAGCATGCAAACCTTTGGAAGTGGGGCGCCTTCAGGAGGCTGTTCCTCAGGTGTTATGTATACTGACACGCTTGAGACTAGCTCAACAGTGGGACTTCAATGGACTTGTGTCGGAGGTTCTTGGGTGAGCTACAAGGCGCCCAATAGTACACCTTTTTATCTGACAGGCACAGCCAACGATGCAGGATCGAATAAGTTATCTTCTGTCTTTAGAAACGGCGCGATTATATCTGCTCGAAGGGAAGGAACTGGAAGATCTACGATTCATGCTGGTGGTATTATACAGCTTTTCAGATCGCCTGCACTTGGAGGAAATTTTGGTGGATCAATTGATTTTTCTAATAGTGCTGCTCAACCGTCATTATATCGAATTGGCGTTCGAAATGATGCCGGACCTGCCGGCGGCACTGGATTGGCTTTCCAGCAAGGCACAAGCATTCAAATGGTTATAGGATCCAACGGAAGCGTAGGCATTGGCACTCATACTCCTACACGACCGTTACATGTAGTTGGAGCGATCCATGCTGGTGCTCATGGGAATGACGCTACAGGCTATGCTACCGCTGAATCGCCTTCAAACGGGACTATGCTTGTTTATGCTTCCGGGACTAATAGAGCTCAAATCATTAATCAATCCTCCGGAGAAGATCCCAATATGATTCTAACAAGAAGAGGGGCTGTAAACAATGGCGATGTATTTGTGAGGTTTGGAACTACAAACATTACAAATTTAGGAGCAATTGTACGTAATGGTAGTAATGTCGCCTTTGCGGCAACATCAGACCGTCGCTTGAAAGAAAATATCAAAAATACGCATTTCACTATTTCAGATCTGATGAAGGTAGGGGTCGTTGACTATAATTACATAAGCGACCAAGCCAAGACCGCAACCACAGGTTTTATCGCTCAGGATCTTTACAAAATATACCCTGATGCCGTTATTAAAGGAGGCGATGATGCCAAAAACAAGCCTTGGTTAGTTGACTATAGTAAAATCACCCCACTTTTAGTAAAGGCAGTTCAGGATCAGCAGAAAAAAATCGAATTGCTCGAAGCGCAATTGAGTGAGATGAACGCGCTCAAAGCGGAAGTGGCCAGCATCAAGGCGATGCTCGGCAATGCTGCTCAGCAAAATTCTGAGACTATCATTTCAAAATGA
- a CDS encoding response regulator transcription factor: protein MIKVLIIEDHAVVRMGMTLVIREIFPEAEIFEAESFNAGLHIIQELSINLVVLDIHVPGGQDVRMIESIKATRPEIKVLVFSGLPEQKYALKYVQAGADGFLSKRSNPELYGKALAAVVNDEKYLSEDLKGQLVMQLPQNYTKIKKRKWTSLTDRELEISRLLIQGMWTKEIATHLQLKLSTISTFKKKIFQKCGITSTVELSKIIDDIALDHD from the coding sequence ATGATAAAAGTGCTAATTATTGAGGATCACGCAGTGGTACGAATGGGAATGACGCTAGTCATCCGGGAAATCTTCCCGGAAGCAGAGATTTTCGAAGCTGAAAGTTTCAACGCCGGGCTGCATATAATTCAGGAACTGTCGATAAATCTGGTGGTGCTCGACATCCATGTGCCTGGCGGCCAAGACGTAAGGATGATCGAATCAATCAAGGCCACACGCCCCGAAATCAAAGTTCTTGTTTTTAGTGGACTACCGGAACAAAAGTATGCACTAAAATATGTGCAGGCGGGTGCGGATGGTTTTTTATCCAAGCGTTCCAACCCCGAGCTTTACGGAAAGGCCTTAGCAGCGGTAGTGAATGACGAGAAGTATCTTAGCGAGGATCTAAAAGGCCAACTGGTGATGCAGTTGCCGCAAAATTATACAAAAATCAAAAAGCGGAAATGGACCAGCCTTACCGACCGCGAGCTTGAAATCAGCCGGCTTTTGATCCAGGGAATGTGGACCAAGGAAATCGCGACCCATTTGCAGCTTAAATTGAGCACTATCAGTACTTTCAAGAAGAAGATTTTCCAGAAATGCGGCATCACTAGTACTGTCGAACTTTCCAAGATCATCGACGATATCGCGCTAGACCATGATTAA
- a CDS encoding response regulator transcription factor: MKVLIIESQPLMRGAIRQEIKDHLPKSKITHVTSIDEVMQAVRDQSFDLVILEICIKGASMQIIKDICASKLGIKILVYSSLSEAIYALPAVSSGAHGFLSKDSSIDQLRIAVDTVLGSKIYFSKAIQDALLSQVIANVNFSDHDPLKILTPRESLVMQLLLQGNKVREIAQKLDLQQSTVSTFKLKVFKKLKVDSMMALSAKMNMLR, from the coding sequence ATGAAAGTGCTTATAATAGAGTCTCAGCCACTGATGCGCGGTGCGATAAGACAAGAAATTAAGGATCACCTGCCAAAATCCAAAATCACGCACGTAACAAGTATTGATGAGGTTATGCAGGCTGTCAGGGACCAGTCCTTCGATCTGGTGATCCTCGAAATATGTATCAAGGGCGCAAGTATGCAAATCATCAAGGACATATGCGCATCAAAACTGGGTATCAAAATTCTTGTCTACTCGTCACTAAGCGAAGCAATTTACGCATTACCCGCCGTGTCGTCCGGTGCGCACGGCTTTTTATCTAAAGACAGTTCAATCGATCAGCTTCGGATTGCCGTTGATACTGTGCTCGGTTCGAAAATCTATTTCAGTAAGGCTATACAGGATGCCCTTTTGTCGCAGGTCATTGCCAACGTTAATTTCTCCGACCATGACCCGTTAAAAATCCTGACACCCCGTGAAAGTCTTGTGATGCAATTGCTTTTACAAGGAAATAAAGTGCGTGAGATAGCCCAGAAGCTCGATTTGCAGCAAAGTACCGTGAGTACATTCAAATTAAAAGTATTCAAGAAATTAAAAGTGGACAGCATGATGGCCCTATCTGCAAAAATGAATATGCTGCGTTAG